The genomic stretch TCTCTCCAAAGCCCATATCCAAAGATAGTGGTAATAAAAAACACAGGAGTAGAATGATAAACGAGTTAAGATACAAAGGTTAAACTTCGACTCCAATAACCGACTCCAATAATCGAGCTTTAGGAAGTATTTCTGACAGTAGCTCTAATATTACCACTACCTAAGAGGCTAAAATAAACCGAGTTAAGATACAAAGGTTAAACTTCGACTCCAATAACCAAAGGCGACCCCTCGAGTCCTTGACCACGCTTGCAGACTTGCAGTATGGGAGGTCCACACATTTTACATTCTCTCATGACTCATATCCATGCAACACTAAATCACCAACGGCGTTCCAGGTTACGGTTATCGGGAGTACCCTGGAGTCAGACTACGACTGTAGCTTCGACGCCTTGAATGATAAGGGCTTCGGCTTGGAGATCTAGAGTACGAGCGTCCTCTATGTGACCTATCCCCTGGAGAAATGGACCTAGACAACAACCACGACACCATTTAGAACGTTGAAGTAATAGCATCAATACAGGAAAAAACAAGAAAACAGATATGATTGTACCTTGAGTAACTACGTCTAGGCGAATAATCATATGGGCTACGACTACGAGAATAAGTTCTTCCATATCGAGGGGAACGAGAATAGCTAACAGAAGATCGCCTTTGGCTATAAGACCGACTCCTACAAAGTTGAAATAGCATGGTTTAGTAAGTACATTCCAATATTTCTAAATTTCCTTTCCGAAAAATGAGGGAAAAGACAACTAGACTGCTTAACTCTTCATGGCAATCAAATTTAACTTGTAACAGACAAAAAACGCGCCAAAGCATAAGAAAAACTACCTGGTACGTTCTCTTGCCCTCATTTCGATTGGCTTTTTCCTGTTCTCCTCTGCAAATACAACAGTTAACTCTCGACCAAGGAGGACATAACCATCCATGTCATATTTGGCATCAGCAGCATCGGCTGGATCCACAAATTGCACAAACCCAAAACCGCGAGGTTCCCTGCACATTCATTATATATTCAGATTCAGAAACAAaaaatatgtaaataattcaAAACTTCATCTTCAATTCGGATGCTTGAATCCCTGCTGAAACTATTAAACCAAAAAAATATCCCACAATGTTAGTACTACATTAAACACCGATCATAGGACGGCTGACCTTGGAGATATCAGAGAAGACTTCAATGTCTTCTTCAAAATGAAACCAAACTCTTTTCTTCAATTCTTCAACACTAATAACTCTTGAACAAGACTTTCATTACTTGAAATCTTGAACATACTCTTATTACTTGGTGTCTTCAGTCTTTGACTCTTAAGAAACAACACAGAACTCTAATTATTTGGTGCCATCAACGTTTGACATTACTTAGTGACATTTCTATAGAAGCAACATAGAACTTTTAAGAAACCACGGTACCATACTATGGGAAGGAGATTTAAAAGACACGACAAATAGAAAtacccaagaaaaaaaaaacggtacCATATTGCTAACTGCTAAAAGAAAGgagacaaaatgaaaataaaatgccGCATTAGTGAAAGCTGAAAACACGACAATTTACAAGTTCAAACCAGTTGAACCAAGGGCTGCCTAAATTTCCGGGAGAGTTATAGAAACACTCGACTCTGAACATACCGATGCTCTAAAAAATGTTTACTACTGCAAAAATGTATAAAGCAACTTCATTAAACTCACCCAGAGTAATAATCCCTAGGCAAATAAACATCTTTGATTGGGCCAAATCGCCCAAACGGCACTCTCAAATCTTCAGGCCTGCAATATAAGGATACTTTGTTAAACACTGTTCCCATCCACATAAAACAAGATACCAAAGCCTAATCGAATAATGAACCGGAATCCCACTAAATAAGGCCGTCCCATACAACTTTTGACGAATGTCATGAAAGCCAAGGCTGTAATATGATCATTCCAATACTTTTGATAGCAAAACTTGTCTGAGACAGACTCAAATGagacaaacccaaacaaatcatTACATGATTACTTCACTTAAAGCAAAAGAGCAACAAAAGACCGAAGAAAAGGCTGGCACTAAGACATAGTTGAGTAAGAGCTATGGAACTCATTTCCCCCTGCAATTAAGTTACTAAACAAGCTAAAAGTGAGcctatgtgtattttttttaagCGGTTTAAAGTTTCCGACTAATGTAGTACATTTTAATATTTTTACGTCAATACTCAAATATCAAAACATTAAAACAATAAATACTCTCTATCAGTCTATCCTATTTTTATTGTCCTCATTGACTTCAACCGTCAAATAGCGTCAACTATAACTAAACGTTTACTAGCAATCAACAATCGTTACAACTTGTACCTTAGGTAGTGGTGAACTAATAAAGACAATAAATTTGAGAAACCGATAACTAGGAAGTAAACAGGTTTTTTG from Silene latifolia isolate original U9 population chromosome 2, ASM4854445v1, whole genome shotgun sequence encodes the following:
- the LOC141642214 gene encoding serine/arginine-rich SC35-like splicing factor SCL30A, which translates into the protein MRGRSYSYSPSLSPPRGYGRRYRSPSPRHRYSRRKEPSGPTSLLVRNLRHDCRPEDLRVPFGRFGPIKDVYLPRDYYSGEPRGFGFVQFVDPADAADAKYDMDGYVLLGRELTVVFAEENRKKPIEMRARERTRSRSYSQRRSSVSYSRSPRYGRTYSRSRSPYDYSPRRSYSRSISPGDRSHRGRSYSRSPSRSPYHSRRRSYSRSLTPGYSR